One part of the Streptomyces lydicus genome encodes these proteins:
- a CDS encoding DegT/DnrJ/EryC1/StrS family aminotransferase, translating to MGTVETLKSAGVRSGDEVVVPAYGNAEVSRAVVELGAVPVFADVDADSYCVDPAAVADVVSARTAAVVAVHRFGRQADVGWIREVGQRHGLLVLVEDEPGADPQGAELRRTHAAYLDGRLNGVWTPKPAAGHTYEQYVVRVPGNGRPDRDAFARTLRAKGVACRVPVLAPVYRMPGLRRDVFLPETERAVDETLALPVHAGMSRRELQKMVSACNALGGLLQPAL from the coding sequence ATGGGGACAGTGGAGACGCTCAAGTCAGCCGGTGTGCGTTCTGGTGACGAGGTCGTGGTGCCGGCGTACGGCAACGCCGAAGTGTCCCGTGCCGTGGTGGAGTTGGGCGCGGTGCCGGTGTTCGCCGATGTCGATGCCGACAGTTACTGCGTGGACCCGGCCGCGGTCGCGGACGTGGTGTCGGCCCGGACCGCCGCGGTGGTGGCGGTGCACCGGTTCGGGCGGCAGGCGGACGTCGGCTGGATCCGGGAAGTGGGGCAGCGGCACGGCCTGTTGGTGCTGGTGGAGGACGAGCCCGGGGCGGACCCGCAGGGCGCCGAGCTGCGGCGGACGCACGCGGCCTACCTGGACGGCAGGCTGAACGGGGTCTGGACGCCGAAGCCGGCCGCGGGGCACACGTACGAGCAGTACGTGGTGCGGGTGCCGGGGAACGGGCGGCCGGACCGGGACGCCTTCGCACGGACGCTGCGCGCCAAGGGAGTTGCCTGCCGGGTGCCCGTGCTGGCTCCGGTCTACCGGATGCCGGGGCTGCGGCGGGACGTGTTCCTGCCGGAGACCGAGCGGGCGGTGGACGAAACGCTGGCGCTGCCCGTGCACGCGGGGATGTCGCGGCGCGAGCTCCAGAAGATGGTCAGCGCGTGCAATGCGCTGGGCGGATTGCTGCAGCCGGCGCTTTAG